The following are encoded together in the Nocardioides sp. Arc9.136 genome:
- a CDS encoding acyl-CoA dehydrogenase family protein, producing MPTNVERLLPGEDAEALLDLAGSIAREKLAPQVAEMEERAEFPAEAYAVLGRAGLLSLPFPESYGGGEQPYEVYLQVIEEIAAAWPSVGVGASVHSLTATVVAANATEQQRAEWLPRMLSGDWLGAYCLSEPQAGSDVSGIATKAVREGSAEDGEYVVTGTKQWISNGSHADYYILFARTGEDPKRGLSAFILPGDTPGVTFGAPEKKLGLHCDVTTQVILDGARIPAAHRVGEEGAGMRVALSALDAGRLGIAAVATGIAQAALDHAVAYARERRQFGRAIGEFQGLQFLLADMGAEVERARATYLHAARLKDAGRPFSRQASIAKLTASDAAMRVTTDAVQVLGGNGYTRDYPVERLFRDAKITQIFEGTNQIQRMVIGRDLLR from the coding sequence ATGCCGACGAACGTGGAGAGGCTCCTGCCGGGCGAGGACGCCGAGGCGCTGCTGGACCTGGCCGGGTCGATCGCCCGGGAGAAGCTGGCGCCCCAGGTCGCGGAGATGGAGGAGCGGGCGGAGTTCCCCGCCGAGGCGTACGCCGTGCTCGGCCGCGCGGGACTGCTCAGCCTGCCCTTCCCCGAGTCCTACGGCGGGGGCGAGCAGCCCTACGAGGTCTACCTGCAGGTGATCGAGGAGATCGCCGCCGCCTGGCCCAGCGTGGGCGTCGGCGCGAGCGTGCACTCGCTCACCGCGACCGTGGTGGCGGCCAACGCAACCGAGCAGCAGCGGGCCGAGTGGCTGCCGCGGATGCTCTCCGGCGACTGGCTCGGCGCCTACTGCCTCTCCGAGCCGCAGGCCGGCTCCGACGTGAGCGGCATCGCCACCAAGGCGGTCCGCGAGGGCTCCGCCGAGGACGGCGAGTACGTCGTCACCGGCACCAAGCAGTGGATCAGCAACGGCTCGCACGCCGACTACTACATCCTCTTCGCCCGCACCGGCGAGGACCCCAAGCGCGGGCTGTCCGCCTTCATCCTCCCCGGCGACACCCCCGGCGTGACGTTCGGTGCGCCCGAGAAGAAGCTCGGCCTGCACTGCGACGTCACCACCCAGGTGATCCTCGACGGGGCCCGCATCCCCGCCGCCCACCGCGTGGGGGAGGAGGGCGCCGGCATGAGGGTCGCCCTCTCCGCGCTCGACGCCGGCCGGCTCGGCATCGCCGCCGTCGCCACCGGCATCGCCCAGGCGGCGCTCGACCACGCGGTCGCCTACGCGCGCGAGCGGCGGCAGTTCGGCCGGGCCATCGGGGAGTTCCAGGGACTGCAGTTCCTGCTCGCCGACATGGGAGCGGAGGTCGAGCGCGCCCGCGCGACGTACCTCCACGCCGCTCGGCTCAAGGACGCCGGCCGCCCGTTCTCCCGCCAGGCGAGCATCGCGAAGCTGACCGCCAGCGACGCGGCCATGCGGGTGACCACCGACGCCGTCCAGGTCCTCGGGGGCAACGGCTACACCCGCGACTACCCGGTCGAGCGGCTGTTCCGCGACGCCAAGATCACCCAGATCTTCGAGGGCACCAACCAGATCCAGCGGATGGTCATCGGTCGCGACCTGCTGCGCTGA
- a CDS encoding MFS transporter — MSTILLPAADRLAMGRPPRRRPVALAVLAASLPMFMATLDNLVMTTALPVVQADLGASVGQLSWFLNAYTLSFATFMLTAATLGDRWGRRRTMVGGLVLFTAASIAAALSTTSEALIAARAVQGLGAAAIMPLSLTLLASSVPPARRAAAIGIWGGVSGLGVALGPVVGGAVVEGVSWQAIFWLNVPVAVVALPLLLLAVPESRGTWNRLDPVGTLLLGGAVFLGIWGIVHGNDDGWSSAGVLGSLVGAAVLVPAYVAWARRRADAVLPLRLFASRGFSVANVIGLTFTLGIFGAVFLLSQYLQVVQGHSPFEAGLRTLPWTAAPMVVAPLAGALASRTGLRPLLMTGLALQAGALLWFAWLTEDGAAYSSFVVPLAMAGIGMGLTFAPSATAVLDGLPDDDFAVASSANSTIREFGVALGIALLTAVFLAHGGAITPTGYDGAVGPALLTGAGAVAVALVAAAFAPGRRRA, encoded by the coding sequence ATGTCCACCATCCTCCTGCCGGCCGCTGACCGGCTCGCCATGGGGCGGCCCCCGCGGCGCCGACCGGTCGCGCTGGCCGTGCTCGCCGCCTCGCTCCCGATGTTCATGGCGACCCTCGACAACCTGGTGATGACCACCGCCCTCCCGGTCGTCCAGGCCGACCTGGGCGCCAGCGTCGGGCAGCTGTCGTGGTTCCTGAACGCCTACACGCTCAGCTTCGCGACCTTCATGCTGACCGCCGCGACCCTCGGGGACCGGTGGGGCCGCCGCCGCACGATGGTGGGCGGGCTGGTGCTCTTCACGGCCGCCTCCATCGCCGCCGCGCTGTCCACCACCTCCGAGGCGCTCATCGCGGCGCGGGCCGTCCAGGGGCTCGGCGCCGCGGCGATCATGCCGCTGTCGCTGACGCTGCTGGCCTCGTCGGTGCCGCCCGCCCGCCGGGCCGCCGCCATCGGCATCTGGGGCGGCGTCTCGGGTCTCGGCGTGGCGCTCGGGCCGGTCGTCGGGGGCGCGGTGGTGGAGGGGGTGAGCTGGCAGGCGATCTTCTGGCTCAACGTGCCGGTCGCCGTCGTCGCCCTGCCGCTGCTGCTCCTCGCCGTCCCGGAGTCCCGCGGCACCTGGAACCGCCTGGACCCGGTCGGCACCCTGCTGCTCGGCGGCGCGGTGTTCCTCGGCATCTGGGGCATCGTGCACGGCAACGACGACGGGTGGTCGAGCGCCGGCGTGCTCGGCTCGCTGGTCGGCGCCGCGGTGCTGGTCCCGGCGTACGTCGCGTGGGCCCGCCGCCGCGCCGACGCCGTGCTGCCCCTGCGGCTCTTCGCCTCGCGCGGCTTCTCGGTGGCCAACGTCATCGGCCTGACCTTCACCCTCGGCATCTTCGGAGCGGTCTTCCTGCTCTCCCAGTACCTCCAGGTCGTCCAGGGCCACAGCCCGTTCGAGGCGGGCCTCCGCACGCTGCCGTGGACGGCCGCCCCGATGGTGGTCGCCCCGCTGGCCGGCGCCCTGGCCTCCCGCACCGGGCTGCGCCCGCTGCTGATGACCGGGCTGGCGCTCCAGGCCGGCGCCCTGCTGTGGTTCGCGTGGCTGACCGAGGACGGGGCTGCGTACTCCTCGTTCGTCGTGCCACTGGCCATGGCCGGCATCGGCATGGGGCTCACCTTCGCCCCGAGCGCCACCGCCGTGCTCGACGGGCTCCCCGACGACGACTTCGCCGTCGCCAGCTCGGCGAACTCCACGATCCGGGAGTTCGGGGTGGCGCTCGGCATCGCGCTGCTCACCGCGGTCTTCCTCGCCCACGGCGGCGCGATCACCCCGACCGGCTACGACGGGGCGGTCGGACCGGCGCTGCTCACCGGTGCCGGGGCCGTCGCCGTCGCCCTGGTGGCCGCGGCGTTCGCGCCCGGCCGGCGGCGGGCCTGA
- a CDS encoding enhanced intracellular survival protein Eis codes for MDRTSSDARRATRRLTAEDREQSRRLGEEGFGADPPGQPAPPAEDTSPAGGRHSWGRFAGDRLLARAVGLELGSWWHGTQVPTCGVADVTVAAEHRGEGLLRELFRALLEEASDRGEPLSTLYPTAPGIYRRLGYEVVCALDEVDLVTADLGLVRPAEGTTVRRATVADVPAVREAYDAWAAAQNGPLTRRGAGFGAPDAAWLEQVTATTLAEDADGRVVGFARWDRGTGYDEHARIAVPDLVGLTADAHRALWRVLGSFSTVAPTVRLTTSGADAARLVLPTSTGRRVVHRPYMLRVHDPARALTGLRLAPGSWTAQLRVAGDVLGVADGGYRLVVEDGVSRCERADVPPDAATYTTQGLALAFAGTQDSANLRLAGHLSGRRDDDRVLDLLLHGRPVHVRDYF; via the coding sequence ATGGACCGCACGAGCAGCGATGCCCGACGCGCCACCCGGCGGCTCACCGCCGAGGACCGGGAGCAGTCCCGGCGGCTCGGCGAGGAGGGGTTCGGGGCGGACCCGCCGGGCCAGCCGGCGCCGCCCGCCGAGGACACCTCCCCGGCGGGCGGTCGGCACTCCTGGGGGAGGTTCGCCGGCGACCGGCTGCTCGCCCGCGCCGTCGGGCTGGAGCTCGGGTCGTGGTGGCACGGCACGCAGGTGCCGACCTGCGGCGTCGCCGACGTCACGGTCGCCGCGGAGCACCGCGGCGAGGGGCTGCTGCGCGAGCTGTTCCGCGCGCTGCTCGAGGAGGCCTCCGACCGGGGCGAGCCGCTGAGCACGCTCTACCCGACCGCGCCCGGCATCTACCGCCGGCTCGGCTACGAGGTCGTGTGCGCCCTTGACGAGGTCGACCTGGTCACCGCCGACCTGGGCCTGGTCCGCCCCGCGGAGGGCACCACGGTCCGGCGCGCCACCGTGGCCGACGTGCCCGCGGTCCGCGAGGCGTACGACGCGTGGGCCGCCGCGCAGAACGGCCCGCTCACCCGGCGGGGAGCCGGCTTCGGCGCCCCCGACGCCGCCTGGCTCGAGCAGGTCACCGCCACCACGCTCGCCGAGGACGCCGACGGCCGGGTCGTCGGCTTCGCGCGGTGGGACCGCGGCACCGGCTACGACGAGCATGCCCGGATCGCGGTGCCCGACCTGGTCGGGCTGACCGCGGACGCCCACCGCGCGCTGTGGCGGGTGCTGGGGTCCTTCTCCACCGTCGCGCCCACCGTCCGGCTGACCACCTCCGGGGCGGACGCCGCCCGCCTGGTCCTGCCCACCTCCACCGGGCGCCGGGTCGTGCACCGCCCGTACATGCTGCGGGTCCACGACCCCGCCCGGGCGCTCACCGGCCTGCGGCTCGCCCCCGGCTCGTGGACCGCGCAGCTCCGGGTCGCCGGCGACGTCCTCGGCGTGGCCGACGGCGGCTACCGGCTGGTCGTCGAGGACGGCGTCTCCCGGTGCGAGCGGGCCGACGTGCCGCCCGACGCGGCGACGTACACCACCCAGGGGCTGGCGCTGGCCTTCGCCGGGACGCAGGACAGCGCCAACCTGCGCCTCGCCGGCCACCTGTCCGGCCGCCGCGACGACGACCGGGTGCTCGACCTGCTGCTGCACGGCCGGCCGGTGCACGTGCGCGACTACTTCTAG